From the Desulfobacterales bacterium genome, the window GTTCCCCCAATCAGTTTTAAAATTGAAGTGCCACGGCTGAATAATACGACTACTGAGGATTTGAGCCCGGAACAAATTAAAAAGCTTATGGAGGTTCTTGGCGCGGATAAAGATCAGACCGCGGCAAATGTAATGAGGCTTGCCCTGTTTACCGGCATGAGGCGCGGCGAGATATTTAAACTCAAATGGGAAGATCTTGACTTCAGGCGCGGCTTTATCACTTTGCGAGACCCCAAGGGCGGTGTAAATCAGTCAATTCCCATGAACGATGAAGCCCGGGGCGTTTTTGAGAGTATTAAGCAGGCTGATGGAAGCGATTATGTTTTTCCAGGCAGGATCCCGGGGCAGCACCTTACCGATTGTCATAAAAGCTTTGTCCGCATTGCAAAGGACGCCGGTTTTCCCATGGGGTTTAGACCGCTGCACGGATTACGCCATGTATACGCTTCCATGCTGGCTTCAAGTGGTGAGGTGGACATGCACACGTCCTACAGCGGCTTCTTTGCCATAAAAGCCCACTCATGACGCAACGATATAGCCATTTACGGGACGATTCACTCCGAAAGGCATCTAATCTTGCCGGTAGTATCATCAGCCAGGCCGCAAATCAAAAAGAGCCTGAACAAGTCGTGAATCTGGAGGATCGACGGAAATAACCATTTAATTCAGAAATAACATCAATGGTTACTAAAAACCGACGGTGATATAAATATATCGGCGATATTGTATTTTTTATAATATTTTAAGATATTTATCTTTAGGCCAAGGCTGTTAAAAGTCTTGGCCTTTTTTGTTTTTACATAATTTTTTATACACATGCAGTATGTAAAATCAAAATGTGGCTGAAGCTTCACGCAGAGTTGCTTGAAGAGCGGGCATTGATAGATGGATACAGGATGCTGAAACTTAGATAGATTCAGAGTGTTTATTGATAAGCCTGGGCAAACCGAGAAAATGCCAACGTCAGAACGCCTGCATTAAACGGGTCTTAAAAATCAAACGAGAACAGGCCACCCCAAACGCCACTGGCTTCACCCTGAATCCGCCCGGCGGAGTGCGATGTTTTTGTGGAGCGGTTCATCACAGCATAGCAGGAACCACACAAAATCTTTCATATAGTGGCGGTTCTGGCTCAGAAATGATATGTCCTCATTGTCAGACGAGAGGATCCGTAACCACTAAGAAAGTTAAGAAGAAGAAAGGCATCAGTGGGGCCAAAACAACCGGAGCCCTTCTCACTTTTGGTTGGTCTCTTTTTGCGACAGGCTTGTCTCGTAAAGAAGAAGAGACTGAGGCGCACTGCGGCGCTTGTGGCGCGACGTGGCATTACTCGTGATCATGTATTAAAAGTACATAAAAGCGGCTAACGACCGGGTGCACTGGATCGCCCAAACGGCGGGCTCCCAGTGACCCAGGCGTTATCTGCAAAAAGCAACCAACTCTGCGCCAGAGTGTAGTGTTATGAAAAAGTGGCAAAAACTAAATCAAAAGGACAATAGATGAGTAAAGAACAAGAACGCGCAGAACTACACCGTACCATCTGGCAGATTGCCAATGATTTGCGTGGTAGTGTCGATGGCTGGGATTTTAAGCAGTATGTGCTTGGAATGCTTTTCTATCGTTTTATCAGCGAAAACCTTACCAATTATATCAATGCCAATGAACCTGAAGAAGGTTTTGAGTATGCTAAACTCTCCGACAGTGATGCTGAGTTTGGACGCGCAGATACGGTAAAAGAGAAAGGCTTTTATATTCTGCCCAGTGAGCTTTTTTTTAATGTGGCTAAAAATGCCGCAAATGACTCCAACCTCAATGAAACCCTTGCCGCTATTTTTCGCGATATTGAAAGTTCCGCCAAAGGCACTGAGAGTGAAGATGACCTCAAGGGGCTGTTTGATGATCTGGATGTCAACTCCAATAAAATAGGCGCTACCGTAGAGAAGCGTAACAAACAACTGGCCAAACTGCTCACTGCTATTGCGGGATTGAAACTTGGCTCATCTAACAACACCATCGACGCTTTTGGTGACACTTATGAATATCTGATGAGCATGTACGCCTCCAGTGCCGGAAAATCAGGGGGTGAATTCTTTACCCCGCAGGAGGTGAGTGAACTTCTGGCGGAGATAAGCACCGTGGGTAAAACACAGGTCAACAAAGTGTATGACCCTGCCTGTGGCTCCGGCTCTCTGCTGCTTAAATTTGCCAAGGTTCTGGGCAAAGAGAATGTGCGGGGCGGTTTTTATGGACAGGAGATCAATCTGACCACCTACAACCTCTGCCGCATCAATATGTTTCTGCACGACATCAACTACAACCATTTTGATATCGCTAACGGAGATACCCTGATCGATCCCTACCACTGGGACGATGAGCCCTTTGATGCGATTGTCTCCAATCCCCCTTATTCGATTAAATGGGAGGGCAAAAACAACCCGCTGCTTATCAACGATCCCCGTTTCTCCCCCGCAGGTGTGCTGGCCCCGCCCAGCAAGGCAGATCTTGCCTTTACCATGCACATGCTCTCCTGGCTCTCAACATCAGGCACAGCAGCGATTGTTGAGTTCCCCGGTGTGCTTTATCGTGGTGGTGCCGAGCAGAAGATTAGAAAATATCTGATAGACAACAACTATATTGATGCGGTGATCCAGCTGCCGCCAGATCTGTTTTTTGGTACCACCATTGCCACCTGCATCATCGTTTTAAAAAAGAGCAAAAAAGACAACAAAACCCTGTTTATTGATGCCTCTGCCGAGTTTGTCCGCGGTGGCAATAAAAACAAACTCAGTGATGAAAACCGCCAAAAGATTTTAACGGCCTTTAAAAACCGTGAAGACAGTGAATATTTTGCCAGGCTGGTAGATAACCAGAAAATCGGCGAAAATGACTATAACATCGCCGTCTCAAGTTACGTGGTGCAGGAAGATACCCGCGAGATGATTGATATTCAAAAACTCAACGCCGAGATTGTCGGCATTGTTGCCCGGCAAAATGAACTGCGTAAAGCGATTGATGAAATTGTCGCTGATTTGGAGGGAAGCCGGCAATGAAAGAAAAGCAAAAAAATAATATCCTTATTTATAAAACCGAAAACGGAAAAACGGACATTACCGTTCGTCTTGAAAACGAGGATGTATGGTTAAGCCAACAACAAATGGCGGAACTCTACCAAACATCACGAACGAATGTCGTCGAACACATCAAGCACATTTTTGAAGAAGAGGAATTGGCCGAGGAGACAACCTGTCGGAAATTCCGACAGGTTCAAAAAGAAGGCGGCAGAAATGTAAAAAGGGAAATTCCCTTTTATAACCTCGATATGATCATTTCCCTCGGGTATCGGATTAAATCCCGTATTGCCACCAGCTTCAGGATATGGGCGACAAAACGATTGAATGAGTACATCCGCAAAGGTTTCACCATGGATGACGAGCGGCTTAAAAATCTGGGCGGTGGAAACTACTGGAAAGAATTACTTGAGCGTATCCGTGATATTCGAAGCAGTGAAAAAGTGCTTTATCGGCAAGTGCTGGATCTTTACGCTACGAGTGTGGATTACAATCCAAAAAGCAACGAATCAATTGCATTTTTCAAAACCGTGCAAAACAAACTGCACTACGCCACCAACAAGCAGACAGCCGCAGAGACTATTTACTCTCGCGCCGATGCCGAAAAAGATTTTATGGGACTCTTAAACTTTAGCGGTTTAAGACCCACCAAAGCAGAAACCGCAATCGCCAAAAATTATCTCAATGAAGATGAGCTGTTTCGCCTGAACCGCATGGTGTCGGCATTTTTTGACCTTGCTGAAATCAAAGCCAGGGAACATACCCAAATGCGGATGAAAGATTGGGTGGCGGAACTTGATAAATTTGCCGAAATCTACGGCAAAGGCGTACTTGCAGATGCAGGAAAAGTAAGCCACAGGCAGGCAACAGAAAAAGCCGAAAATGAGTACCGACAATATCAGGTAAAAACACTCTCTCCTGTAGAAAAAGCCTATCTGGATAGCATTAAAACCGTGCAGAAAAAGATTGAGAAGAAGGCAAAAGATGAGAACCGCCATGACTAAGCCCATGAATAAAATAGACCTGCCTGCCGCGCCAACGGCGCAGGTAGGGAAATTGATTGAGGAATTTTGTCCGCAGGGGGTGCAGTTTCGGGCATTGGGTGAGGTTTACAAGTTCAATTACGGAAAAGGGAATACTATTCCTACAGTTGGTGGTCAATATCCTGTTTATGGGAGCAATGGTGTTGTTGGAACACATAATGAGTTCAATAGTGAAAATTCTCCAGTAATTGGGCATATTGGCGCATATGCTGGAATCGTCAACTGGGGACATGGTAAACATTACGTCACATACAACGGAGTTATATGCAAAATAATAGCCGATTTTGTAACTCCAAAATATGCTTACTATCAATTATTGAAACAAGACTTTAATTCGATGGCGCATAGTGCATCCCAACCTTTTGTTTCATATGACATGCTCAACAAAGTCCAAATCCCCATCCCACCCCTCACCATCCAAAAAGAGATTGTCAAAATCCTTGATAATTTCACCCAGCTGGAAGCAGAGCTGGAAGCAGAGCTGGAAGCGAGAAAAAAGCAGTATGAGCATTATCGTGAGGCGCTTTTGAGCTTTGGGGATGATGTGGAGTTTCGGGCGTTGGGGGAGGTTTGTAAGTTTCTTCGAGGGTCAGCTATTACAAAGAAAAAAACGTCGGTTGGAGAAATTCCGGTTGTTGCAAATGCACCTGGACCTATTTGCTTCCATGGCGAAAGCAACAGAACAGGAGAAACAATTGTTGTTTCTAGATCTGGCGCTTATTGTGGGCTGGTTAGTTTTTGGAATCAGCCGATATTTATTACAGATGCGTTCAGTATTTATTTGGAAACTACTTTGCTTAAACCAAAATTTATTTATTACTTTTTGAAGAAAAATCAAAAAACGATTCATTCCATGAAGAAAGGTTTTGGAGTGCCACATGTTCGTGTGAAGGACTTTGAAACATACTCTATCCCCATCCCACCCCTATCCAAGCAAAAAGAGATCGTCGCCATCCTCGATAAATTCGATGCCCTAGTCAACGACATTTCAACGGGTCTGCCCGCAGAGATCGCCGCCCGCAAAAAACAGTATGAATACTATCGCAACCAGCTACTAACCTTTAAACCACTGGAGGCACAGGATGCCAACTGATTACAGTTACAATCTGGTTGCCCAAAACCCGACCAGCACGGTGGTGGCAAAGTATCCGCCAGAGGGTGTGAGTGAGGTGCGGGAAAAACGGGCAGAATATTACCAAAGCGAAGATGCCCTGGAAAAAGCGTTTATCAAGCAACTTGAACTACAGGCATACGAGTATCTACCGATCACCGATGCCAAGGCACTTGAAGACAATCTGCGAACCCAGCTGGAAAAGCTCAATAACTATTCGTTTACATCAAGCGAGTGGGAGCGGTTTTTTAATACGGAACTTGCCAACCCCAACCAGAGCATTGTTGAAAAAACCACCACTATTGCAGAAGACCATATCAAGAACCTGACACTTGAAAACGGCACGGTAAAAAACATCTATCTGCTGGACAAGAAAAACATCCACAACAATCAGCTACAGGTGATCAACCAATACGCCACTGATGCGGGGAAGCGATCCAACCGCTACGATGTGACGGTGCTGGTTAATGGTCTGCCGATGGTGCATATTGAGCTGAAACGTCGAGGTGTGGCGATTACCGAGGCGTTTAACCAGATTAACCGCTATGCCCGTGAGAGCTTCTGGGCAGACAGCGGACTGTTTGAGTTTGTGCAGCTCTTTGTTATCTCCAACGGCACCCATACCAAGTATTACAGCAATACCACCCGTGCCAGGCACATTAAAGAGGGCGGCAAATCTACTGCAAAAAAAGGCAAAAAAAGCAGCAACAGTTTTGAGTTTACCAGTTGGTGGGCGGATGCCACCAACAGGCCCATTACCGACTTGATGGACTTTGCTAAAACCTTTTTTGCCAAACATGCCCTGCTCAATATCCTCACCCGCTACTGCGTGTTTACCTCAGACAAGGAGCTGATGGTGATGCGACCTTATCAGATCGTTGCCACCGAGCGTATTCTCAGCCGCATAGAGATCAGCACCAACGCCAGAACTCTGGGTAAATTAGAAGCGGGGGGTTATATCTGGCACACCACAGGGTCGGGCAAAACGTTGACCAGCTTTAAGACAGCGCAACTGGCAAGCCGACTGCCTCATATCGACAAGGTGCTGTTTGTGGTGGATAGAAAAGATCTCGATTATCAAACCATGCGCGAATATGACAAGTTTGAAAAAGGGGCGGCCAACAGCAACACCAGCACTCAGATTCTTACCCGACAACTTGGAAACCCGAATGCAAACATCATCATCACCACGATTCAGAAGCTGGACCGTTTTATCAAGAAAAACAAAGGACATGCGATTTTCAGTGATCATATTGTGATTATCTTTGATGAATGCCACCGCAGCCAGTTCGGTGATATGCATACCGGCATCACAAAAACATTCAAAAACTATCACCTGTTCGGATTTACCGGCACACCGATTTTTGCAAAAAATTCCAGCTCCGGTGGTAGAGCCGATCTTAAAACCACCGAACAGGCTTTTGGCGACAAGCTTCACACCTATACCATTGTTGATGCCATTGCCGATAAAAACGTTCTCCCCTTCAAGGTGGATTACATCTCCACCATGCGGGAAGAGGAAAATATCGAAGATAAGAAGATAAGCGGTATTGACCGTGAGGCGGCACTCTCATCTGCTGAACGTCTGAGCAATATTGTGGGTTATATCCTTGAGCATTTTAATCAAAAGACAAAACGAAATAATAAGTTTTATTTTCATCGTGTCACAAAAAATATCAATGAAATTGTAAGTGCGAAAGACCGGAGAAAAGTTGAAAGGATTATGGCGCAAATTCGCCTGTCGGGGTTTAACTCTATTTTTGCTGTTTCATCCATTGATACCGCAAAAAAATATTATGTTGAATTTAAAAAGCAACTTGAGGGCGTGCCCAGTGACAGGCAGCTCAAAATAGCCACCATCTTTAGTTATAGTGCCAACGAGGAGGAGACAGACGGGTTTCTTGATGATGAAAACTCAGAAAACACGACAGGGCTGGATGCCAGCTCACGAGATTTTTTAGACAGTGCAATCAGCGACTATAACCAGATGTTCGGCACCTCTTATGATACTTCAACCGATAAATTTCAAAACTACTACAAAGATTTAAGCGAGCGGGTAAAAAACCGTGAAGTGGATATTCTAATTGTAGTGAATATGTTTTTGACAGGTTTTGACGCAACCACCCTGAATACCCTGTGGGTGGATAAGAATCTGCGCCTGCACGGTTTGCTGCAGGCCTATTCACGCACCAACCGAATCCTGAACAGCGTTAAAACATTCGGCAATATTGTCTGCTTCCGCAATCTTGAAAAAGCCACCAACGAGTCAATAGCCTTGTTTGGTGATAAAGAGGCTGGCGGTTTGGTGCTGTTAAAATCGTATGATGATTACTACAACGGCTACCAGAATGAGGATAAAGAGGTTCGAGGCTACAAAAGCATGATTGACGAACTGCTGGAAAAATATCCTGCAGGTGAGCAAATCATCAGCGAACAAGCCCAGAAGGATTTTATCAGACTCTATGGCGCTATTTTGCGGATGCGAAATATTCTGACCGCTTTTGATGAATTTACGGGCAATGAGATTTTAACCGAGCGTGATTTGCAGGACTATCACAGCAAATACATTGATCTCTATAACCAGTTACGCAAAACCGGTGAGGCAGACAAAGAGAACATCAACGATGATCTGGTGTTTGAAATGGAGCTTATCAAGCAGATAGAGATCAACATTGACTATATTCTCTCACTGATTAAGCAGTATCACGAAAAACATACGGAAGATAAGGAGATTCTGGTTGATATCAATAAGGCGATTGATTCAAGCGTTGAGCTGCGTAACAAAAAAGAGCTTATCAACCAGTTTATTACCTCTCTTGACGTGGGGGCAAATATTGATGAAGATTGGCAGAAATTTGTCAACAAGCGGAAAATTGAGGAGCTTGAGCAGATTATTAGAGATGAAAACCTTAACCGTGATGCCGCTTACACCTTTGTGAACAATGCTTTTCGTGATGGTTATATTGCAACCGGCGGCACCGCTATTACAACGGTTATACCATCTGTATCCAGGTTTAGTAAAACGGGTGAACGAACCCAAAAACGAGAGAGCGTTCTAAGCAGGCTTACTCAATTTTTTGAACGATTTTTTAATATCTCCAATGAGGCATTGTAGTGAATACAGATAACGAATAAGGTTAGATTGTGAGAGCGGAGCGAACCACAATCTAACCTTATTCGATAGGCAGGAACGGCGGCTTGGCAGGAAAACGTCTATTAAACGTATAGTAATTTGACGCCATGAAATTATAGACTTTCAGATTTTTATCCAGTGTTGGCGGGGGTTTTCGGCAAATAGAACCGACAAAACACCTTCACGGGTTATAGACACGACGCATGACCGCTTTT encodes:
- a CDS encoding type I restriction-modification system subunit M, coding for MSKEQERAELHRTIWQIANDLRGSVDGWDFKQYVLGMLFYRFISENLTNYINANEPEEGFEYAKLSDSDAEFGRADTVKEKGFYILPSELFFNVAKNAANDSNLNETLAAIFRDIESSAKGTESEDDLKGLFDDLDVNSNKIGATVEKRNKQLAKLLTAIAGLKLGSSNNTIDAFGDTYEYLMSMYASSAGKSGGEFFTPQEVSELLAEISTVGKTQVNKVYDPACGSGSLLLKFAKVLGKENVRGGFYGQEINLTTYNLCRINMFLHDINYNHFDIANGDTLIDPYHWDDEPFDAIVSNPPYSIKWEGKNNPLLINDPRFSPAGVLAPPSKADLAFTMHMLSWLSTSGTAAIVEFPGVLYRGGAEQKIRKYLIDNNYIDAVIQLPPDLFFGTTIATCIIVLKKSKKDNKTLFIDASAEFVRGGNKNKLSDENRQKILTAFKNREDSEYFARLVDNQKIGENDYNIAVSSYVVQEDTREMIDIQKLNAEIVGIVARQNELRKAIDEIVADLEGSRQ
- a CDS encoding site-specific integrase → MTAAKAALYRARLIEANAYTPQEKRKAEKAAKEAEKNRWTINRLWDLYCENNSQNKSLNNEKLKYEKYLRAGLGEKEPGKLLPIDTERLRLKLQKKGKLTMAARVLELLRRSINYGIKRGLVPPISFKIEVPRLNNTTTEDLSPEQIKKLMEVLGADKDQTAANVMRLALFTGMRRGEIFKLKWEDLDFRRGFITLRDPKGGVNQSIPMNDEARGVFESIKQADGSDYVFPGRIPGQHLTDCHKSFVRIAKDAGFPMGFRPLHGLRHVYASMLASSGEVDMHTSYSGFFAIKAHS
- a CDS encoding restriction endonuclease subunit S, with the translated sequence MNKIDLPAAPTAQVGKLIEEFCPQGVQFRALGEVYKFNYGKGNTIPTVGGQYPVYGSNGVVGTHNEFNSENSPVIGHIGAYAGIVNWGHGKHYVTYNGVICKIIADFVTPKYAYYQLLKQDFNSMAHSASQPFVSYDMLNKVQIPIPPLTIQKEIVKILDNFTQLEAELEAELEARKKQYEHYREALLSFGDDVEFRALGEVCKFLRGSAITKKKTSVGEIPVVANAPGPICFHGESNRTGETIVVSRSGAYCGLVSFWNQPIFITDAFSIYLETTLLKPKFIYYFLKKNQKTIHSMKKGFGVPHVRVKDFETYSIPIPPLSKQKEIVAILDKFDALVNDISTGLPAEIAARKKQYEYYRNQLLTFKPLEAQDAN
- a CDS encoding type I restriction endonuclease subunit R, with the translated sequence MPTDYSYNLVAQNPTSTVVAKYPPEGVSEVREKRAEYYQSEDALEKAFIKQLELQAYEYLPITDAKALEDNLRTQLEKLNNYSFTSSEWERFFNTELANPNQSIVEKTTTIAEDHIKNLTLENGTVKNIYLLDKKNIHNNQLQVINQYATDAGKRSNRYDVTVLVNGLPMVHIELKRRGVAITEAFNQINRYARESFWADSGLFEFVQLFVISNGTHTKYYSNTTRARHIKEGGKSTAKKGKKSSNSFEFTSWWADATNRPITDLMDFAKTFFAKHALLNILTRYCVFTSDKELMVMRPYQIVATERILSRIEISTNARTLGKLEAGGYIWHTTGSGKTLTSFKTAQLASRLPHIDKVLFVVDRKDLDYQTMREYDKFEKGAANSNTSTQILTRQLGNPNANIIITTIQKLDRFIKKNKGHAIFSDHIVIIFDECHRSQFGDMHTGITKTFKNYHLFGFTGTPIFAKNSSSGGRADLKTTEQAFGDKLHTYTIVDAIADKNVLPFKVDYISTMREEENIEDKKISGIDREAALSSAERLSNIVGYILEHFNQKTKRNNKFYFHRVTKNINEIVSAKDRRKVERIMAQIRLSGFNSIFAVSSIDTAKKYYVEFKKQLEGVPSDRQLKIATIFSYSANEEETDGFLDDENSENTTGLDASSRDFLDSAISDYNQMFGTSYDTSTDKFQNYYKDLSERVKNREVDILIVVNMFLTGFDATTLNTLWVDKNLRLHGLLQAYSRTNRILNSVKTFGNIVCFRNLEKATNESIALFGDKEAGGLVLLKSYDDYYNGYQNEDKEVRGYKSMIDELLEKYPAGEQIISEQAQKDFIRLYGAILRMRNILTAFDEFTGNEILTERDLQDYHSKYIDLYNQLRKTGEADKENINDDLVFEMELIKQIEINIDYILSLIKQYHEKHTEDKEILVDINKAIDSSVELRNKKELINQFITSLDVGANIDEDWQKFVNKRKIEELEQIIRDENLNRDAAYTFVNNAFRDGYIATGGTAITTVIPSVSRFSKTGERTQKRESVLSRLTQFFERFFNISNEAL
- a CDS encoding virulence RhuM family protein produces the protein MKEKQKNNILIYKTENGKTDITVRLENEDVWLSQQQMAELYQTSRTNVVEHIKHIFEEEELAEETTCRKFRQVQKEGGRNVKREIPFYNLDMIISLGYRIKSRIATSFRIWATKRLNEYIRKGFTMDDERLKNLGGGNYWKELLERIRDIRSSEKVLYRQVLDLYATSVDYNPKSNESIAFFKTVQNKLHYATNKQTAAETIYSRADAEKDFMGLLNFSGLRPTKAETAIAKNYLNEDELFRLNRMVSAFFDLAEIKAREHTQMRMKDWVAELDKFAEIYGKGVLADAGKVSHRQATEKAENEYRQYQVKTLSPVEKAYLDSIKTVQKKIEKKAKDENRHD